TATTGAAGATTCCAAAGTCTATCCTGAAAGAGGACGATTAGAGTCGCTTCAGGTCCACCTCTATAGTGGAATTGGAGCCTGCTACTTCGATCTGAAAATGAAGGAGTTGGCTTTGAAGTATTTTGAAAAATCATTATCACTTATAAATGAAACCAATCGTAGCATTCCTGGTTCTTTTAGCAATCATGTTGAAATGATAATTCTTTATAATACGGGATCTCTGTATTTGCAAATGAACCAGTTTAATAAATCAGAAGAGTTTTTTAAGAAGGTGGAAAAGCTCAATCGAATCGTTAAGGATAGTTCCACAATGGCAGGGTTGTTATCGAATAATGGACTCATCCTGAAGGAAAGAGGGGAACTGGATAAGATTCTTCCACTTTTTATGCAGTCGAAGGCAATATGGGAAGCCCTGGGATCCAGTAAAGGTGCCGTAACTGTCTATAATAACATTGGTGAGTATTATATGATTATTGGAAATGAAGATGAAGCCGTTTTCTGGTTTAAAAAAGCGATCTCTATAGGTACTGAGTGTGGAGCGATGAGATCTGTTCAGCTGGCAACAGATTTTCTCACAAAGGTGTATGTTAAAACTGGCAACTTTAAGGATGCATTCCTGATGCAGCAACTCAACGGGAAATTAGCTGATAGTATTTTTAATAGTGAAAGTGTTACAAACCTAAGTAAGTTTGCTATTCAATATGAATTTGATAAGCAGATCAAACAACAGGAGAGCATTCAGCAGGAAGCCCTGAAAGAGCAAAAGCAAAAAAAACTGTTCTACCTTTTGTTGGCTGCGCTTTTCTTCCTTTTATTCATCATCCTGGGCCTTTTTCTGCTTAATCAGCGATCAAAAACTCAGAATGCACAACTGCGCAGGGATCAACTCGATCTTGAAAGCCGGAATTTAAGGCTGGAAAAGGAAAAATTGCAACTTGAACTTGAATCAAAGAGTAAAGAGTTGGCAACCAATGTTATGTATCTTGTCCAGAAGAATGAATATATCACCGATCTTGCTCAAAAACTGGCTTCCTATCGCAAACAATGGCCTGAAACAGAAGTTCAAATTTTGGATCAATTAATCCGTGATTTACATTCCAATACGAATGATAAAGTATGGAAGGAATTTGAACTCAGATTCCAGGATGTACATCAGGATTTTTATAACAGACTAAATGCCCGGTTTCCTGACCTCTCACCCAATGAGAAAAAATTAGCTGCTTTTCTCAGGTTAAATATGACATCAAAAGATATTTCTGCCATAACATTCCAATCTCCGGAGAGTATAAAAATAGCCAGATCCCGACTCAGAAAAAAGCTGGGATTGATCCAGGAAGATAATCTTATTAGTTTCCTTGATTCTATCTAGAAATTTCAGGTTTAAATTTGTTTTTAATTAAAGAGCTATTAATCAGCATAATAGATTGATTATTTTTTTAATAATATATTTATTTTTCTAGATGTTAACCTTTTGTTACCCTTGTTTTAGATATTTCTGTTAGCATTGATTATATTTTTGAACATCTATTCCAAATGTTCAGATGAATAAAAAAACGGTAACTGATTCTAACCATTCAGCGGAAGACCTGGATGTTCTCCTTCAGCAATTGAGGGAGGAGAAGGAAGCTTTGAATAAGCTGCTGCTATATATTGAGCAGAAAAGCAATTCTGGCCGCAAGCCTGGTAAAGAACCAGGTCTTGATAGTGACCAGGTTATCAATGGAATAAATCGAACCGATTCAGTCTAGAAAACTAACTTCTTAATGTTAATAACATGAAAAAACTACTTATTATTTTAATTTTGAATTGCCTGGTTTTTGCCATTTGGGCCCAGGTTCCGGCATTCCCGGATAGTACCTTCAATGGTACCGGAAGGAAGGTATTCTCCCTGGGTTCCAATGTTCTCAATTATGGAGATAATATCACCCTTCAGCCTGATGGTAAGATTATTATGACAGGGGCTACTTTTGATGGTGGGCTGGGTGGATTGACAAAACTGGGTGTTTGTCGGCTCCTTCCGGATGGAGCGTTTGATCCAACTTTTGGAGTTGGTGGAATCAGTAAGGTGGATCTTGGCACACTGGGTTATAATGGTGGATTTGAGCCTGAAATCGTCCTTCAAAGTGACGGGAGCATGTATATCAATGGTTTTACCCAGGATGGTGCAGGAACCGGCGATGATATGCTGATCTGTAAGTTACTGGGTAATGGAAATCTTGACCCTTCATTTGGAACAGGTGGGAAAGTTTGGGTGGATCTGTTTGGTGGCGGCTCACCGGATGCTGCCTATGCCATTACAACTGATGCTTCAGGCAATGTATATGCCTGTGGTTCAACACGTACTGGAGGAACGCCTTTCACAAATGATGTTGCTGTCATCAAATTATCGCCTGCCGGAGTGCTTGATCCCTCCTTTTCAGGCGATGGGAAGATGCTCCTCGATGTTAGTGGGAACTGGGACTTTGCTTATGGTATCCATGTTCTTTCCAATGGTAAGATAATTATCGGAGGCTATGCAGGTCTTCCTGCTAACTTTTTTGCCCTCCGGCTATTACCTGATGGCTCCTATGACAATTCCTTCAGTGGGGATGGGAAAGTTACTGTCGATATTTTCGGACAGAATGTTGCAGATGAAGTATGGGGAATGTCAGTGGATCCTGATGGGAAGATACTCCTGGTGGGTGATGGAATTGATGCGAGCGCAGGGAGTATTTCCAAAGGGGCTATTGTAAGGCTTACTGCTGACGGAGTTCCTGATGTTACGTTTGATGGGGATGGAATAGCCACTTTTGCCTTATCCACCTCTTACAATGTACTCAGGAGTATAACCAGGCTGTCGGATGGACGGTATGTTGCTGCTGGTGAGGCTGCTGTGAACATGGATAAGGATTATTTTGTAGTGCGTGTGATGAGTGATGGATCGCCTGATGTCTCCTTCAATACAACAGGTATGTATACCCTCGACCTCACCGGACTGGGTAATGATGATTTTGGTTATGGTCTTGCCATACAACCTGATTCAAAAATACTGGTATCAGGAAATGCAGCTATCAACGAGTTTTCTAATCAGAAATACTCCATTGCCAGGATCATGTCACCTGGTGTGCTGGCCAGTTTTTCACCTTCTTCAGATCTGATCTGTAGCGGAAACCAGGTGCAGTTTACCAGCTCTTCCATGGGGGAAGGACTTTCCTTTCAATGGACTTTTGAAGGAGGGTCTCCAGCTACATCTACTCTCGAAAATCCTTTAATTACCTATTCAATGCCGGGTATTTTTGATGTACAGCTCATCGTATACAACAGTGAGTATTCCGATACCTTATTCCTTGAAAACCTTATCGAGGTAATCACCATTCCGCTGTCACCCTCCACTCCTGCAGGATCTTCTACCACTTGCAACCTTCAAACGTATCAATATTCTGTTGATCCGGTTGCTACCGCCAACTCTTATGCATGGTCACTGGAGCCTTCAACAGCAGGTTTTCTAACACCTTCGGCCAATACGGCAACTTTTACTGCCGCAACCAGCTGGACTGGGTCTTTTACTTTGAAGGCAAATGCTACCAACCAATGTGGAACCAGCAGCTGGTCAGTGCCTCTGAATGCGACTGTTAACCATATGCCCAATACATATATGATCAATGGAACCGGTGTGTATTGTGAAGGAGGAACTGCAAGCATCACTTTATCCGGCTCAGAAACGGGAGTTGATTATGAATTATATCTTGATAATGCCCCTACGGCGAACATCCTGCCAGGAACCGGTGCCAGTCTGGAATGGAACAATATTTCCACCCAGGGATTTTATACTGTAAAAGCAAATACTGCCTTCTGCATCCAATCAATGGCAGGCCAGATCTTTGTATCAATGCTATCTGCGCCTGTTCAGCTGACACAGCCTTTAGGACCGACCAAGGCTTGTAATAATCTGAATTCCCTTTATTCAACTGAAGGAGGATCCCCCAGCGATTTATATGTTTGGACTATGATTCCAGCTGAAGCCGGAACTGTGTTAAGCAACGGAATGCAAGCAGAAATTGATTGGAGTGAGGATTATACAGGAATAGCAACATTGTCTGTCCATGCTGAAAATAGCTGCGGAGAAGGAACTGAATCAGAATCCCTCGAAATTGAAATAGGTGCGGCTACTATTCCACAAGTTACAGGATTAGAAACTGCCTGTATCGGTTGGACTTTACCCTACGAAACCACTGCCAATCCGGGGAGTTCCTATAACTGGCAGGTAACTGGAGGTACAGTTGTTTCAGGCTCCGGAACTCCACAGGTTAATATTTTATGGGGAACAGCAGGTGCCGGCACTGTAATTGTCACTGAAACCAATGCCGCAGGTTGTGATGGTTTGTCACAGACTTTTACGGTGGAGGTTGATGCCTGCGTTGGATATACTGAAATGGAATCAAAAAGAAGCCTCAATGTTTTCCCAAATCCTACCGAAGGTGCTATCACTATCGAAGGATTAAATGTACTTGATGGAAGTTCAACCCTGAGTGTACTTGATTTATCAGGAAAAGTACTGATTAAGAAGTCCCTGGCATCTGGAATTGAATCATTTGTGATGGGCGAAACCAGCTTGCTATCTTCCGGGGTTTATATTATTGAATGGATGGAAAAAGGTGTAATCCAGGGCAGGAAGATGTTCATTAAGAAGTAAGACTTTGCAGTTGTTACCGGAAGAGCAACAACGAGCTGGACTCCAACCTGGAGTTCAGCTTTTTTGTTTTATACAAACTAGCTAAATATTATTTATAGCTTTGTGTTTTCAACATCAACATAAAGTATTCATTGATTCAAAATCAGATTTTCCAATGCGAAAAATAACTATCCAGGTTTTTCTCCTCCTAATTCTATTGATACCAACGTTTACCCAGGCACAGAATTTTTACTGGGTAAGTTTCCGCGACAAGTCTGACACTGGCTTCAATCCATATGAATATTTTGATAGCAAAGCCATTGAGCGTCGAATCAGGAATGGAGTACCGATTAATGACCGCACCGACTGGCCGGTAAATGAAAATTATATTGAAACGGTTCAGCAGGGAGTTTCTACCCTGGTTTTCACAAGCAGGTGGTTCAATGCGGTGGTTGTGGGGGCGAATGAAATTCAAGCAGAGGTGATCCGTCAACTTCCATTTGTAAGTTCTGTTGAGATGTTACCTTATATGCAGACACTTCTTGCCTCATCGGTTGATTATGATACAATTCTTGATGAAGAGGATGCATCTTTGTTGTCGTGGCAACTTAAAAGCCTTCAAGGCGACAAATTTTCCGAAGCAGGCATTGATGGGAAAGGGGTAAGGATAGCCATTTTTGATGTTGGATTTCCCGGAGTAAAGGAAAATCCCGCTTTCGAGAAAATATTCCGTGAAGGCAGAGTCATTGCAACCCGCGATTTTTCAAAGAGGAAAGGGGAGGATGTTTTCTGGGGGAAAAGCCATGGAGCTCATGTTTGGTCATGTATCGCCGGGCAGGTTGGGGATATCAGGATGGGTTTGGCCACAGGTGCTGAATTCCTGCTGGCAAAAACTGAGGTGGATCGTGAGCCTTTCTCGGAAGAGCTTCACTGGATGGCAGCCGCTGAATGGGCCGATAAAAACGGGGCTGATATTATCAATAGCTCCCTGGGATATACCCAAAAAAGATATTTCCCCTGGGATATGGATGGAAAAACAAGTTATATCTCAAAAGCGGCAAATATGGCGGCAAGGAAAGGAATACTCGTGGTGAATGCAGCTGGTAATGAAGGAACCAACGACTGGGGAACCATCGGTACACCTGCTGATGCTGATAGCGTTCTGGCAATCGGAGGTATTGACCCTGAAACCGGATATCATACTTCTTTCAGTTCGTATGGGCCCTCTGCTGATAAAAGATTGAAGCCTAATGTCAGTGCTTTTGGCCATGTCATTGTTTCCGGAGAGTCTGGTTTCTCCAATAGCACCGGTACTTCCTTTGCTTCCCCATTGGTTGCAGGATTTGCAGCATGTGTGCTTCAACTCTGGAAAGAAACACCTTGTATGGAGCTTTTCCATTTAATTGAAAAATCCGGGAACCTATACCCTTATTTCGACTATGCTCATGGTTTTGGTATGCCTCAGGCAGGTTATTTTACGGGGAAGCAGGTGTTGCCACCTGAACCAACGTTTACCTTCGTTGAGTCTGAAGATTCTGTCAAGGTGATGGTTAACAATAAGCTAATTCCTTCCCAGGAATGGCAATACGATAAGTGGTCAGATGGTTCAATACTTCGTTCTAATCTTTATTATAACATTACCAATGC
This is a stretch of genomic DNA from Bacteroidales bacterium. It encodes these proteins:
- a CDS encoding tetratricopeptide repeat protein; translation: MKITNKDIHHRGLLRIWLLTISLIVLSLFVRGGEDPVLSIVRNIKMAQRGSPDSSLVYANLAYQSSLLIENDTLIAKSLSALANAYYSAGNSVLALDYFFKSLQSIEDSKVYPERGRLESLQVHLYSGIGACYFDLKMKELALKYFEKSLSLINETNRSIPGSFSNHVEMIILYNTGSLYLQMNQFNKSEEFFKKVEKLNRIVKDSSTMAGLLSNNGLILKERGELDKILPLFMQSKAIWEALGSSKGAVTVYNNIGEYYMIIGNEDEAVFWFKKAISIGTECGAMRSVQLATDFLTKVYVKTGNFKDAFLMQQLNGKLADSIFNSESVTNLSKFAIQYEFDKQIKQQESIQQEALKEQKQKKLFYLLLAALFFLLFIILGLFLLNQRSKTQNAQLRRDQLDLESRNLRLEKEKLQLELESKSKELATNVMYLVQKNEYITDLAQKLASYRKQWPETEVQILDQLIRDLHSNTNDKVWKEFELRFQDVHQDFYNRLNARFPDLSPNEKKLAAFLRLNMTSKDISAITFQSPESIKIARSRLRKKLGLIQEDNLISFLDSI
- a CDS encoding PKD domain-containing protein; the encoded protein is MKKLLIILILNCLVFAIWAQVPAFPDSTFNGTGRKVFSLGSNVLNYGDNITLQPDGKIIMTGATFDGGLGGLTKLGVCRLLPDGAFDPTFGVGGISKVDLGTLGYNGGFEPEIVLQSDGSMYINGFTQDGAGTGDDMLICKLLGNGNLDPSFGTGGKVWVDLFGGGSPDAAYAITTDASGNVYACGSTRTGGTPFTNDVAVIKLSPAGVLDPSFSGDGKMLLDVSGNWDFAYGIHVLSNGKIIIGGYAGLPANFFALRLLPDGSYDNSFSGDGKVTVDIFGQNVADEVWGMSVDPDGKILLVGDGIDASAGSISKGAIVRLTADGVPDVTFDGDGIATFALSTSYNVLRSITRLSDGRYVAAGEAAVNMDKDYFVVRVMSDGSPDVSFNTTGMYTLDLTGLGNDDFGYGLAIQPDSKILVSGNAAINEFSNQKYSIARIMSPGVLASFSPSSDLICSGNQVQFTSSSMGEGLSFQWTFEGGSPATSTLENPLITYSMPGIFDVQLIVYNSEYSDTLFLENLIEVITIPLSPSTPAGSSTTCNLQTYQYSVDPVATANSYAWSLEPSTAGFLTPSANTATFTAATSWTGSFTLKANATNQCGTSSWSVPLNATVNHMPNTYMINGTGVYCEGGTASITLSGSETGVDYELYLDNAPTANILPGTGASLEWNNISTQGFYTVKANTAFCIQSMAGQIFVSMLSAPVQLTQPLGPTKACNNLNSLYSTEGGSPSDLYVWTMIPAEAGTVLSNGMQAEIDWSEDYTGIATLSVHAENSCGEGTESESLEIEIGAATIPQVTGLETACIGWTLPYETTANPGSSYNWQVTGGTVVSGSGTPQVNILWGTAGAGTVIVTETNAAGCDGLSQTFTVEVDACVGYTEMESKRSLNVFPNPTEGAITIEGLNVLDGSSTLSVLDLSGKVLIKKSLASGIESFVMGETSLLSSGVYIIEWMEKGVIQGRKMFIKK
- a CDS encoding S8 family serine peptidase, whose translation is MRKITIQVFLLLILLIPTFTQAQNFYWVSFRDKSDTGFNPYEYFDSKAIERRIRNGVPINDRTDWPVNENYIETVQQGVSTLVFTSRWFNAVVVGANEIQAEVIRQLPFVSSVEMLPYMQTLLASSVDYDTILDEEDASLLSWQLKSLQGDKFSEAGIDGKGVRIAIFDVGFPGVKENPAFEKIFREGRVIATRDFSKRKGEDVFWGKSHGAHVWSCIAGQVGDIRMGLATGAEFLLAKTEVDREPFSEELHWMAAAEWADKNGADIINSSLGYTQKRYFPWDMDGKTSYISKAANMAARKGILVVNAAGNEGTNDWGTIGTPADADSVLAIGGIDPETGYHTSFSSYGPSADKRLKPNVSAFGHVIVSGESGFSNSTGTSFASPLVAGFAACVLQLWKETPCMELFHLIEKSGNLYPYFDYAHGFGMPQAGYFTGKQVLPPEPTFTFVESEDSVKVMVNNKLIPSQEWQYDKWSDGSILRSNLYYNITNAKGVIDSYYVVDVTEEEVLVIDRSEYLEGETLVVHFAGHTASIKL